Proteins from a genomic interval of Halomonas alkaliantarctica:
- the ppk1 gene encoding polyphosphate kinase 1, whose translation MDEQVSDSLPLSSTDHTSSDGDMPLRINRTPTGVQAREALPETDLDDTQLYFNRELSHLQFNIRVLEQALDDAHPLLNRLMFLLIFSSNMDEFFEIRVAGLKHQIALGDDTTAADGRLPKAVLAEISQLAHAQIDRQYQILNDTLLPALETHGLRFRRRDQWTGKQKAWVKAFFDNEIMPVISPIGLDPSHPFPRLVNKSLNFIVELEGKDAFGRAGGMAILPAPRSLPRLMALPKELCEEGFSEYVFLSSMIHAHAEELFPGMSVRGCYQFRLTRNADMSVDPEEVSDLASALRGELLARRYGSGVRLEVADSCPDDLTSFLLRQFELESDDLYRVKGPVNLTRMMSVLGDVDRPELLYRPFTPSIPKALKSGSLFDAIAKNDILLHHPFQSFTPIEDLLREAARDPNVLAVKQTLYRTGADSAIVSALVEAASQGKEVTVVIELRARFDEADNLQLASRLQEAGAIVVYGIMAYKTHAKMLHIVRREKGELCYYAHLGTGNYHSKTAKLYTDYSLLTANKALCADVHKVFQQLSGMGRARKIDTLLHAPFTLHERLVAMIEREAQIARKGKRGHIIIKCNSLTEPKLIKALYRASQAGVECDLIIRGMCCLKPGVPGVSDNIRVRSIIGRLLEHTRVFHFHNDGKSETWCSSADFMSRNMFHRVETCFPLLDKKLATRVRKDLETYLVDNCQSWLLQTDGSYRLQDPGDSDAISAQETLLYAYASKS comes from the coding sequence ATGGACGAGCAAGTTTCAGATTCCTTACCATTATCGTCTACTGATCACACCAGCAGCGACGGTGATATGCCGCTACGGATCAACCGCACCCCGACCGGCGTTCAAGCACGTGAAGCGCTGCCTGAAACCGACCTCGACGATACCCAGCTCTACTTCAACCGGGAGCTGTCGCATCTGCAGTTCAATATTCGTGTATTGGAGCAGGCGTTAGACGACGCCCACCCGCTGCTTAACCGGTTAATGTTCCTGCTGATTTTCTCCTCCAACATGGACGAGTTTTTCGAGATTCGCGTGGCGGGCTTAAAGCATCAAATTGCCCTGGGCGACGACACCACCGCCGCCGATGGCCGCCTGCCCAAAGCGGTGCTGGCCGAGATATCGCAGCTTGCACACGCGCAAATTGACCGCCAATATCAGATACTCAATGACACTTTGTTACCCGCGCTGGAAACCCATGGGCTGCGTTTTCGTCGCCGCGATCAGTGGACCGGTAAGCAGAAAGCCTGGGTTAAGGCATTTTTCGATAACGAAATCATGCCGGTCATCAGCCCGATCGGCCTCGACCCCTCGCACCCCTTCCCGCGGCTGGTGAATAAAAGCCTCAACTTTATTGTTGAGCTGGAAGGCAAAGATGCCTTTGGTCGCGCTGGGGGCATGGCGATTCTTCCCGCACCGCGCTCGCTGCCGCGCCTGATGGCACTGCCCAAGGAGCTGTGCGAAGAGGGTTTCTCGGAGTATGTTTTCCTCTCATCTATGATTCATGCCCACGCCGAGGAGCTATTTCCCGGCATGAGTGTGCGCGGCTGCTACCAATTCCGGCTGACTCGCAACGCGGATATGAGCGTTGACCCAGAGGAGGTTTCGGACCTGGCCTCTGCGCTGCGCGGCGAGCTGCTGGCACGCCGCTACGGCAGTGGGGTGCGCCTGGAAGTCGCCGACAGCTGCCCGGATGACTTGACCAGCTTTTTGCTGCGCCAGTTTGAGCTTGAGAGCGACGACTTGTATCGCGTCAAAGGGCCCGTCAACTTGACCCGTATGATGTCGGTGCTGGGTGATGTGGATCGTCCCGAACTGCTCTATCGGCCGTTCACCCCCAGCATTCCCAAAGCGCTTAAATCGGGTAGTTTGTTTGACGCCATCGCCAAGAACGACATTCTACTCCATCACCCCTTTCAGTCGTTTACGCCGATTGAAGACCTGCTGCGCGAGGCCGCCCGGGATCCCAATGTACTGGCGGTGAAACAGACCCTTTACCGAACGGGCGCAGATTCGGCCATCGTCAGTGCGTTGGTTGAAGCAGCCAGCCAGGGTAAAGAAGTCACGGTGGTCATTGAGCTGCGCGCGCGCTTTGATGAAGCTGATAACCTACAGCTGGCTTCTCGATTGCAGGAAGCCGGGGCAATCGTTGTCTACGGTATTATGGCGTACAAAACTCACGCCAAAATGCTGCACATCGTGCGGCGTGAAAAGGGCGAGCTGTGCTACTACGCGCACCTGGGCACCGGTAACTATCACTCTAAAACCGCCAAGCTTTACACCGACTACAGCCTGCTGACTGCCAACAAAGCGCTGTGTGCCGATGTGCATAAAGTGTTTCAACAGCTATCGGGGATGGGCCGGGCTCGCAAAATCGACACGCTATTGCACGCGCCGTTCACCTTACACGAGCGGCTGGTGGCAATGATTGAGCGCGAGGCGCAGATAGCGCGCAAGGGCAAGCGCGGGCATATCATCATTAAGTGCAACTCGTTAACCGAGCCCAAGCTTATCAAGGCGCTCTACCGGGCCTCACAGGCAGGCGTAGAGTGCGATTTGATTATTCGCGGTATGTGCTGCTTGAAGCCCGGCGTACCGGGGGTTTCCGACAATATTCGCGTGCGCTCGATTATTGGTCGTTTGCTGGAGCATACCCGGGTATTCCACTTCCACAACGATGGCAAGTCGGAGACCTGGTGCTCTAGCGCCGACTTTATGTCGCGCAATATGTTCCACCGCGTGGAGACCTGCTTCCCGCTGCTGGACAAGAAGCTCGCCACCCGAGTGCGTAAAGACCTAGAGACCTACCTGGTGGATAACTGCCAGAGCTGGCTGCTCCAGACCGACGGCAGCTACCGGCTCCAGGATCCGGGTGACAGCGATGCCATCAGCGCCCAGGAAACCCTGCTCTATGCCTATGCATCGAAAAGCTAG